One Saprospiraceae bacterium genomic region harbors:
- a CDS encoding HlyD family efflux transporter periplasmic adaptor subunit gives MEIKEQNQIEGLEPQQYQRMYWEDDVPVKDLRKGMIRKLYYFAIGLFVMILLVASIVRFPDQIELPFILKTNEPETTYKFPFPVYVDEVYKQTKDTVQAGSPLIRISSPEIVDMIYALEDSRTSTALFESHQTQMQEKQKEILKTKIRQNEILKIELLKRWNTTRKNWELLSEKLLLDWKDAQQRLHAYQNLVNEGMSSKFDLKDRELLEIKAREALNSGRSQYQLDSSRALLELKNLNLDIHNANSEIDHLELASQEQDLQLKSKLQLNQQKLLQSFGPFEISDGSIVLKASHPGMVSYMFEGEKEIKEGMTVLKISSHNSTDYAFIKCPPGIAGKIKIGQQAHLKVASFPFYEWGTLTASVSEISQSADEAGQFNLKLSIENNNKLQSLLIPGLNGTAVVLIDEKTLLQYFFRNVKKNYHRFMEG, from the coding sequence ATGGAAATCAAAGAACAAAATCAAATTGAGGGACTGGAACCACAACAATACCAGAGAATGTATTGGGAAGACGACGTCCCCGTTAAGGATCTCAGAAAAGGAATGATCCGAAAATTGTATTACTTTGCCATAGGCTTGTTTGTTATGATCCTATTGGTAGCTTCCATTGTTCGCTTTCCCGATCAGATTGAATTGCCTTTTATTTTAAAAACCAACGAGCCTGAAACCACCTATAAGTTTCCCTTTCCGGTATATGTCGATGAGGTCTATAAGCAAACGAAAGATACTGTTCAAGCCGGAAGTCCTCTTATTCGAATCAGTTCTCCGGAAATTGTCGATATGATTTATGCACTGGAAGATTCGCGTACTTCTACAGCTTTATTTGAAAGTCATCAGACACAAATGCAGGAGAAACAAAAAGAAATTTTGAAAACCAAGATCCGCCAGAATGAAATTCTAAAAATTGAATTGCTAAAACGCTGGAACACTACCCGGAAAAACTGGGAATTGCTTTCTGAAAAATTACTGCTCGACTGGAAAGATGCACAACAACGACTGCATGCTTATCAAAATCTGGTAAACGAAGGCATGAGTTCCAAATTTGATTTAAAAGATCGCGAATTGCTTGAAATAAAAGCACGCGAGGCCTTAAATTCTGGCAGAAGTCAATATCAATTGGACAGCAGCCGTGCTTTGCTAGAACTTAAAAATTTGAATCTGGATATCCATAATGCAAACTCCGAAATAGACCATCTTGAATTGGCTTCGCAAGAACAGGATCTTCAGCTAAAAAGCAAACTCCAGCTCAATCAACAAAAACTTTTGCAATCATTTGGTCCTTTTGAAATATCAGATGGAAGTATCGTGTTGAAAGCTTCACATCCGGGGATGGTGAGCTATATGTTTGAAGGTGAGAAAGAAATTAAAGAAGGAATGACCGTTTTGAAGATCAGTTCACACAATTCTACCGATTATGCTTTTATCAAATGTCCGCCGGGCATTGCCGGTAAAATTAAAATTGGGCAACAGGCCCATTTAAAAGTGGCCAGCTTTCCCTTTTACGAATGGGGAACGCTTACAGCTTCGGTATCAGAAATCAGTCAGAGTGCAGACGAAGCAGGACAATTCAATCTAAAACTGAGTATTGAAAATAATAATAAGCTGCAATCTTTGCTCATCCCGGGATTGAACGGCACAGCAGTTGTGCTCATCGATGAGAAAACCTTATTGCAATACTTTTTCAGAAATGTGAAGAAGAATTATCATCGGTTTATGGAGGGGTAG
- a CDS encoding peptidase domain-containing ABC transporter: protein MKTKKSFPFIQQTGMMECGPACLAMIFKYYGYYNIQPFISKLAEVSTSGVNLYNLAEVAQQFGFQAEAYEMGYEHLNQINLPCIAHYGGIHFIVIYKVSDTEVWIADPAYGKDKLSKEEFLKQWNGIVLTVEPGPDIFKNKDLEESVQDFLKTRQSLYSKFYKPVLQTLRGVIWQILIATGILQLLGLALPFFTQTIVDYVLVNQNKKLLMIILLGMVCTFLVQVLIMYARNILLVHLRVHFELHFFSNFFKHFISLYQGFYDRNKREDFMVRFQENITIRQLVNPTVIESVVDLLFVLLYVPILLLYNFKLGSIAFIFVLIYFLLTLIYTPVIRSLVYKVFYKNLETLGEFLDTLLGMQSVKLLAIENFKFWQWKNKFKRALNVVMDAERKSALLHSIQKSVYFMSQLAVFWIGAYMTFNQEITIGQYLAMTAIFLLILNSLNNLSLVWYNLTELSVSLNRLNDVLLQETENASILDKVNQFETFPLEINNLHFKYLQSQPEYVLNNISLKIKQGEHIGIAGRNGSGKTTLVRLLLNLYPHYEGQIKLGQHELRQLNPTVLRKKIFLFPQEIYVFNGSIRENIQYGNLNASMDEIIQAAKLADLHDFVSAQYLGYNYKIGDLGANLSGGQN, encoded by the coding sequence ATGAAAACAAAAAAATCATTTCCGTTTATTCAACAAACCGGTATGATGGAGTGCGGACCGGCTTGTCTGGCCATGATCTTTAAATATTATGGATATTACAACATCCAACCATTTATATCCAAACTTGCAGAAGTCAGCACCTCAGGTGTCAATCTGTACAATCTGGCAGAAGTTGCGCAGCAATTCGGATTTCAGGCGGAGGCATATGAAATGGGCTACGAGCACCTCAACCAAATCAATCTTCCCTGCATAGCCCACTATGGTGGCATTCATTTCATTGTAATTTATAAAGTAAGCGATACGGAAGTGTGGATTGCTGATCCGGCATATGGAAAAGACAAATTAAGCAAGGAAGAATTTCTCAAACAATGGAATGGCATTGTATTGACCGTAGAGCCTGGTCCGGATATTTTTAAAAACAAAGACCTCGAAGAATCGGTTCAAGACTTTTTGAAAACCAGGCAATCGCTCTATTCCAAATTTTACAAACCGGTTCTGCAAACATTGCGCGGCGTGATCTGGCAAATCCTCATCGCAACCGGTATTCTGCAGCTCCTGGGCCTGGCTTTGCCATTTTTTACACAAACCATCGTCGATTATGTTTTGGTGAACCAGAATAAAAAATTATTAATGATCATCCTTCTGGGTATGGTCTGTACTTTTCTGGTTCAGGTATTGATCATGTATGCACGAAACATCTTGCTTGTGCACCTGAGGGTTCATTTTGAATTGCATTTTTTCAGCAATTTTTTTAAACACTTCATCTCCTTGTACCAGGGGTTTTATGACCGCAACAAACGGGAAGACTTCATGGTCAGGTTTCAGGAAAACATTACCATCCGTCAACTTGTAAATCCGACAGTCATTGAAAGCGTGGTTGATCTGTTATTCGTCTTGCTTTACGTTCCCATTTTATTGCTGTATAATTTTAAACTGGGGAGCATCGCATTTATTTTTGTCCTGATTTACTTTTTACTGACGCTGATATACACCCCCGTCATTCGCAGCCTGGTATATAAAGTATTCTACAAGAATCTGGAAACTCTTGGTGAGTTTCTGGACACTCTTTTAGGAATGCAGTCCGTAAAATTGCTTGCCATTGAAAACTTCAAATTCTGGCAATGGAAAAATAAATTTAAAAGAGCATTGAACGTAGTTATGGATGCAGAACGTAAAAGTGCATTGCTCCATTCCATACAGAAATCCGTATATTTTATGAGTCAGCTTGCGGTATTCTGGATAGGCGCTTATATGACTTTTAATCAGGAAATTACCATCGGACAATATCTGGCGATGACGGCGATTTTTTTATTGATCCTGAATTCGCTGAACAACCTCTCTTTGGTGTGGTATAATTTAACCGAACTGTCCGTGAGCCTCAACAGACTGAATGATGTGCTGCTTCAGGAAACAGAAAATGCTTCGATACTTGACAAAGTCAATCAATTTGAAACCTTTCCACTGGAGATCAATAATCTTCATTTTAAATACCTGCAAAGTCAGCCGGAATACGTCTTGAATAATATTTCATTAAAAATAAAACAAGGAGAACACATTGGCATCGCCGGTAGAAATGGATCGGGCAAAACGACATTGGTCAGATTGTTGCTCAACTTATACCCGCATTACGAAGGACAGATCAAATTAGGCCAGCACGAACTCCGGCAATTGAATCCGACCGTTCTGAGAAAAAAAATATTTCTGTTCCCTCAGGAAATATACGTTTTTAACGGAAGCATTCGCGAGAACATCCAATATGGCAATCTGAATGCCAGCATGGATGAGATTATTCAGGCAGCCAAACTTGCTGATCTTCACGACTTTGTTTCTGCTCAATACCTTGGATATAATTATAAAATCGGAGATCTGGGAGCTAATCTTTCGGGTGGACAAAATTAA